From the genome of Ziziphus jujuba cultivar Dongzao chromosome 6, ASM3175591v1, one region includes:
- the LOC107430958 gene encoding phosphomevalonate kinase, peroxisomal isoform X1: MAVVASAPGKVLMTGGYLILERPNAGLVLSTNARFYAIVKPLYDDIKPDSWAWAWTDVKLTSPQLSRESMFKLSLKNFTLQPASSSESRNPFVEQVVQYSVAAAHATFDESKKDSLHKLLLQGLDITILGSNDFYSYRNQIEARGLPLTPDALAALPPFASITFNAEESNGENCKPEVAKTGLGSSAAMTTAVVAALLHYLGVVDLSSPKDQQQENDTGDLDTVHIIAQTAHCIAQGKVGSGFDVASAVYGSQRYVRFSPEVISSAQVAIKGAPLQEVILEILKGKWDHERTKFSLPPLMNLILGEPGTGGSSTPSMVGAVKKWQKADPQKSLDTWKKLSEANSDLETQLNTLSKLAEKHWDQYKSIINRYSTLKPEKWVEQATEQSQEAITKALLGARDAMLRIRYHMRLMGEAAGVPIEPHSQTQLLDATMNMEGVLLAGVPGAGGFDAIFAVTFGDSSSHLIKSWSARNVLAMLVREDPRGVSLESADPRAKEITSSISEVKIE; this comes from the exons atggcAGT GGTTGCTTCAGCTCCAGGGAAGGTTTTGATGACCGGAGGCTATCTGATTTTGGAGAGACCGAATGCTGGGCTTGTGCTCAGTACAAACGCTCGCTTTTACGCCATTGTTAAACCTCTTTACGATGATATCAAGCCCGATAGCTGGGCCTGG GCATGGACAGACGTGAAACTAACATCTCCTCAGCTCTCCAGAGAAAGCATGTTTAAACTGTCACTGAAAAATTTTACGCTTCAACCTGCCTCTTCAAG TGAGTCAAGGAACCCTTTTGTGGAACAAGTAGTGCAATACTCTGTCGCAGCAGCACATGCAACATTTGATGAGAGCAAGAAGGATTCATTACACAAACTACTATTGCAAG GTCTTGATATCACCATTTTAGGTAGCAATGACTTTTATTCATATCGGAATCAG ATTGAAGCACGTGGCCTCCCTTTGACGCCAGATGCATTGGCTGCTCTTCCTCCTTTTGCGTCAATTACCTTTAATGCTGAGGAATCAAATGGTGAAAATTGTAAGCCTGAAGTTGCAAAAACTGGATTGGGTTCATCTGCAGCTATGACAACGGCTGTTGTTGCTGCTTTGCTTCATTACTTGGGTGTTGTTGACCTTTCGTCACCTAAGGATCAACAACAAGAAAATGATACTGGGGATCTGGATACAGTGCATATTATAGCTCAAACTGCTCACTGCATTGCACAAGGGAAGGTTGGCAGTGGATTTGATGTTGCCTCTGCTGTTTATGGTAGCCAACGTTATGTTCGGTTTTCACCAGAAGTGATCTCATCTGCTCAG GTTGCAATAAAGGGAGCTCCCCTGCAAGAAGTCATTCTTGAAATCCTAAAAGGAAAGTGGGATCATGAGAGGACTAAGTTTTCCTTGCCACCATTGATGAATCTT ATACTGGGAGAACCAGGAACTGGAGGATCATCCACACCATCAATGGTAGGTGCTGTCAAAAAATGGCAGAAGGCTGACCCTCAAAAATCCTTGGACACATGGAAAAAGCTGTCAGAGGCTAATTCAGATCTGGAAACGCAACTCAACACATTAAGTAAATTGGCAGAAAAACACTGGGATCAATATAAAAGCATAATAAACCGTTATAGCACGCTTAAACCAGAGAAG TGGGTGGAGCAAGCCACTGAACAAAGCCAAGAGGCAATCACTAAAGCATTATTAGGAGCAAGAGATGCTATGCTTAGGATCCGGTATCATATGCGTTTGATGGGCGAGGCTGCAGGTGTTCCT ATTGAACCACATTCACAAACACAACTTTTGGATGCTACTATGAATATGGAAGGGGTATTGTTGGCTGGAGTTCCAGGAGCAGGTGGTTTTGATGCAATATTTGCTGTTACATTTGGAGATTCTAGCAGCCATTTGATAAAATCATGGAGTGCCCGCAACGTTCTAGCCATGTTAGTTAGAGAAGATCCTCGTGGCGTTTCTTTAGAGAGTGCTGATCCACGAGCAAAGGAAATTACTTCATCCATTTCTGAAGTTAAAATTGAATAA
- the LOC107430958 gene encoding phosphomevalonate kinase, peroxisomal isoform X2 — MAVVASAPGKVLMTGGYLILERPNAGLVLSTNARFYAIVKPLYDDIKPDSWAWAWTDVKLTSPQLSRESMFKLSLKNFTLQPASSSESRNPFVEQVVQYSVAAAHATFDESKKDSLHKLLLQGLDITILGSNDFYSYRNQIEARGLPLTPDALAALPPFASITFNAEESNGENCKPEVAKTGLGSSAAMTTAVVAALLHYLGVVDLSSPKDQQQENDTGDLDTVHIIAQTAHCIAQGKVGSGFDVASAVYGSQRYVRFSPEVISSAQVAIKGAPLQEVILEILKGKWDHERTKFSLPPLMNLILGEPGTGGSSTPSMVGAVKKWQKADPQKSLDTWKKLSEANSDLETQLNTLSKLAEKHWDQYKSIINRYSTLKPEKIEPHSQTQLLDATMNMEGVLLAGVPGAGGFDAIFAVTFGDSSSHLIKSWSARNVLAMLVREDPRGVSLESADPRAKEITSSISEVKIE, encoded by the exons atggcAGT GGTTGCTTCAGCTCCAGGGAAGGTTTTGATGACCGGAGGCTATCTGATTTTGGAGAGACCGAATGCTGGGCTTGTGCTCAGTACAAACGCTCGCTTTTACGCCATTGTTAAACCTCTTTACGATGATATCAAGCCCGATAGCTGGGCCTGG GCATGGACAGACGTGAAACTAACATCTCCTCAGCTCTCCAGAGAAAGCATGTTTAAACTGTCACTGAAAAATTTTACGCTTCAACCTGCCTCTTCAAG TGAGTCAAGGAACCCTTTTGTGGAACAAGTAGTGCAATACTCTGTCGCAGCAGCACATGCAACATTTGATGAGAGCAAGAAGGATTCATTACACAAACTACTATTGCAAG GTCTTGATATCACCATTTTAGGTAGCAATGACTTTTATTCATATCGGAATCAG ATTGAAGCACGTGGCCTCCCTTTGACGCCAGATGCATTGGCTGCTCTTCCTCCTTTTGCGTCAATTACCTTTAATGCTGAGGAATCAAATGGTGAAAATTGTAAGCCTGAAGTTGCAAAAACTGGATTGGGTTCATCTGCAGCTATGACAACGGCTGTTGTTGCTGCTTTGCTTCATTACTTGGGTGTTGTTGACCTTTCGTCACCTAAGGATCAACAACAAGAAAATGATACTGGGGATCTGGATACAGTGCATATTATAGCTCAAACTGCTCACTGCATTGCACAAGGGAAGGTTGGCAGTGGATTTGATGTTGCCTCTGCTGTTTATGGTAGCCAACGTTATGTTCGGTTTTCACCAGAAGTGATCTCATCTGCTCAG GTTGCAATAAAGGGAGCTCCCCTGCAAGAAGTCATTCTTGAAATCCTAAAAGGAAAGTGGGATCATGAGAGGACTAAGTTTTCCTTGCCACCATTGATGAATCTT ATACTGGGAGAACCAGGAACTGGAGGATCATCCACACCATCAATGGTAGGTGCTGTCAAAAAATGGCAGAAGGCTGACCCTCAAAAATCCTTGGACACATGGAAAAAGCTGTCAGAGGCTAATTCAGATCTGGAAACGCAACTCAACACATTAAGTAAATTGGCAGAAAAACACTGGGATCAATATAAAAGCATAATAAACCGTTATAGCACGCTTAAACCAGAGAAG ATTGAACCACATTCACAAACACAACTTTTGGATGCTACTATGAATATGGAAGGGGTATTGTTGGCTGGAGTTCCAGGAGCAGGTGGTTTTGATGCAATATTTGCTGTTACATTTGGAGATTCTAGCAGCCATTTGATAAAATCATGGAGTGCCCGCAACGTTCTAGCCATGTTAGTTAGAGAAGATCCTCGTGGCGTTTCTTTAGAGAGTGCTGATCCACGAGCAAAGGAAATTACTTCATCCATTTCTGAAGTTAAAATTGAATAA